The Rhododendron vialii isolate Sample 1 chromosome 1a, ASM3025357v1 region ACTTTTgcattttgttaatttattgcGAACATAAGTTATAACATCTACCTTTTTACCCCCGCTGTCCAGGTCTAAATCTCGCATTCAGATATTTTTTCCCAGCATTTTCTAGTTGTATGTAAAAGAGAGAAATCTTGGAATGCTGAAAGATGTGCTTGAGCATTCGGAACCCTTCCTCTGAAGTCCACAATAGTTTCACCTTACAAAAGCCGCTTTACTTCATCTTCGATGAGACAGGCCATTTAGCTCATTCATTACTTGGTGCACGTGTTCAAACTCACAGTGCGACAATCAGTTATAAATGCTTGAAGAGGGTTGAGTATATGCTACCGTTTATTGCTCCGGCAAGGTAGGCTTCATATATCATATTAGGAGGAGATAATAACAGAGTATTGTATAGTCATATATCGCATATTTTTGTCCTGGTATGgataaaaaagggagtgtgttGATGGAAAGATACGAATTAGGTAGATTACTAGGCCAAGGAACCTTTGCTAAGGTTTACTTCGCGAGAAGTCTCAGAACTGGCCAGAGTGTAGCCATTAAAATGATAGACAAGGAGAAAATTTTGCGGGTAGGGCTTGTTGATCAGATTAAACGCGAAATATCTGTTATGAGACTGGTTAGGCACCCTTATATTGTGCAGCTTTATGAAGTCATGGCCACCAAAACCAAGATATATTTCATCATGGAGTGTTGTAAAGGAGGTGAGCTTTTTAACAAGGTGGCCAAAGGAAAGCTAAAGGAGGACGTTGCTCGAAAGTACTTCCAACAGTTGATCGACGCGGTTGATTTCTGCCACAGTAGGGGTGTCTATCACAGGGATTTGAAACCTGAGAATTTGCTGCTAGATGAGGATGAGAATCTCAAGGTTTCAGACTTTGGATTAAGTGCATTCGCAGAGTCAAAGCGCCAAGATGGGCTTCTTCACACCACTTGTGGGACCCCCGCCTATGTCGCTCCTGAGGTGATTAACAGGAGAGGCTACGATGGGGCGAAAGCTGATATTTGGTCGTGTGGTGTGATCCTATTCGTTCTTTTGGCTGGTTATCTCCCATTTCAGGATTCAAACTTGATGGAGATGTATAGGAAGATTGGAAAATCAGAATATAAATGCCCCAATTTCTTTGCGCCAGAGGTACGGAAGCTATTGTCAAGGATGTTGGATCCAAATCCCCATAGCAGAATTTCCATTGCTAAAATCAAGGAAAATCCTTGGTTCAAAAGGAAATTGAGcgccaaagaaacaaaaacagatgCAGAAAGCACAGAGACAGCTTGTCTGAGTGCAGAATCAACTTCTGGACCCTCTGAGTCCAGTAGTAGTATGCAAGAACTACTGAATCCTGCAAACTTGAATGCTTTTGACattatctcattttcttccggATTCGATCTTTCCGGCTTGTTTGAGGATTCTCATCTAAAGAAAGAAGCAAGATTTACTTCAAGGAAACCTGCATCGGTCATCATATCCAAGCTAGAGGAAATTGCTAAGTGGTTGAAGCTGAGGGTGAGGAAAGCGGATAAAGGGTTGTTGAAATTCGAGGGAGTGAAGGAAGGTAGAAAGGGGATCTTGTCCATCGATGCAGAGATATTTGAAATCACTCCATCTTTTCATCTGGTGGAGGTGAAGAAAGCTAACGGAGATACATTGGAATATAAGAAGCTTCTAGAAGATGGCATGAGACCTGCTCTAGAAGACATTGTTTGGGCATGGCAAGGTGACCAGCAGCAACCACTGGAACTCCATCCGCCACCAGAACTGCCACCAGAGCAGCAGCCGCAAGCCCAACAACTACTAATACATCAGCATAAGCTGCAGGATAAGTTACCTTAATAATTATTCCTTGCGATTTTTCTATACTAGCTGAAGTTTGTATCATATCTTGCTTTTAGTTTGTATtatatctttgtttttttggtttgaatcATCTCTCTTCCAAAATAAACTTCTTGTTAATCCTGAAAGTTTTACGTTGTGTTTGCTTTCCACACATTATAATGTAATCAGCTGTGCCTTTTCTTTTGCTGTAATAGATTATGACCGGCTTTCAATGGCTTGCTTCCATTTCAAGTCAAGAGATAGATAAATAGACATATCCCATTGCACTAATTGGGGCGTTCGTAATGATTGAGGGGGTCAAAGACCAAGAATTGAGTAGTTTATTCCAAGCATTCTTATTGCGACCAGATCCAATCTCCTTGTCCCTgtggaaaggaaaaagaatttcATGCTCTTCTTTTCGGTAAGGGAGGATTAGCAAAATCCTAGTGATTGCAACTTTCTCCAGAACTCAGGgataagcatgaaaaaaaaatgctcgaATGAAATACGATCCCTGTCACCCCAGAATGAAGGGTGATCTCGTAGTTCTTGGTTTGATCCTCTGAAAAGTTTGAAAAACACCCTACCTTTCAACCCTACTTGCCTAGTTCTAAGCTTCTGAGCTATCAGAGAAGGAAGTTGATGTTTGTTGGCGATTACACTCTCTGGTTACATTACTGAAAAGCCTTGACTTATGAAAATACACACCATAACCAGGCGTTCGTAATGCTAAGCGAATCGTATGCATGTCTGACAGTAAAATACTGTCCTGACTCAAAAAGACACTTAAATAATGAAGAAAATACTGGATTTCTGCTTCATCTTCTTTTCCCCTCTTGATTAAGCAATTAATGAAGAGATAAATACGTCATCAGGTATACCATATGCCGGCAATTATGTTATTAAGGACGTAAAAATCTCAAATTCGAGTAAAAACATATCTATCTCTCCgtctcaaaatgtttgtccggtccgcaaaacggagtgttaaaaataatacaatttttgcaagaaaaaatcaaaaattttttaacaacttactagatatcaatgagtatttttaatttgtgaaaaaagtttgaattttttcttgaaaaaattgcattatttttatcactctgttttgcggaccggacaatcattttgggacggagggagtagcatcTAAGACTCTAAGACTGAATAGGGATTAGGGCATAGGTGCACAATTCACCAATGGGTAATATACCCATACATATTAACACTCAAATAAGTGTGGGAACCACACACACATTGGTGCAATCTGTGTGCAATTACATAAAACATTTATCTTTTATAGAACAGCAGCACTAGCCTCTGTTAATTCTCTTATTTCAGCAACCAAAGGTTGCATGTCCAACAAatccaaatttcaaacaaaaatggGTGATTTCGTTAAGTCAATTGTTTCAGGACCGACATCTGAaacttttctcttcttcctaCCTAACCTAATTTTGTGCCCAGGGGTCGGGGATAACAAGTCTATGACATCAAGTTCACAAGGGAAAACTGAAGTCAAAATTGAAGGTTCGTCATAATCAACAGCTCTCACCAGCCGATCAAGTTCTATCCCATTATTCTCTTCAATCAGTATAACCGTCTCTCTATTTTTGCTTCCTTCTGATTCACTAAACGAACTAGTGGTAACGGAAGATGACTCGTGCACTGGAGCTGGAGCTGTAAAAAGTGGATGTGGTCTATCTCCTTCAGTTGAACCAAGCAAGCCTCCTGACTGTCTTCTGCCAATGGTTTCTTGTATCCCTATGCCATTCTGGTTACAAGTAGTCTCTTCAATAGTCCTCCTCCAATCACCAAATTCTGCAACAGTCGATCCTTCACTTCCACATCCATTCTCGCTACTCATAGTTTTGCACATTTCATCatcatgcctttcatcttcatcttcaaattCTGCAACAGTCGATCCTTCGCTTCTAGATCCATTCTCACTACTCATAGTTTTGCACATTTCATCatcatgcctttcatcttcatcttcgaATATATTATTATGACCGGTTCCTGTATAGCAAGGAAGCTCATCCAAGGAACAAACTTGAACCCTCATGTGCTTTGGTAGGCTAGGGCAACCGGCAGAATGCTTTGTGTACTTTGTTGAGAAAAAGTTAACTGTAAGTTTCAGGCTAATCATAAACAGAAAAGAGGTCAGCGACAGAGCAACAAGTTAAAGTGAAACCATTTGTAATGAGAGAAATGTCTTACTTCTCCCAGGCCGGAAGGGTGAGCATTTTGTATCCAAGCCTGATCTTATTGGCTAGCCCAGTGAGGGATTTCAAAGTTGCAGCTGCCTCTCTCACGGCAAGTGACTCTCTTGGGTGCTGCCATGCCCATTCAAACtgcaaaatttttaaataaataaataaaaataaaaataaacttattCCTGCTCCATGCTTTAGTGTTTGGTTTATTGTAAAGACAGACAAAAGTCACAATATGCTTTTACCACAGGGCTAGGATGACTTTAGCAGGCTTGTACTATATCATCATGTCCCTTCATTCCAAATGAAGGCTAACTTAATTTAATTGGACAGTTGAAATAAAATGCCTTAATTGCAGTCAAGACTGCAACAAGTTTCGGAAATGACATAGTTCTCAAAAACATATTTACATTTATCAAATCACCTAGACAATACCCATATGGATGGACAGAATCTTTAAGGAACCGGCTTTTTACAAGTACGAGATACCATTAACTAGGTGTAATTGACTAGAATAGCAAAATAGGTGTAAACAAACTAGGAGGATTGTTATAACTACAAACCAAGCACTCCTGTAAAGACtagggctccgtttgtttcgatgtcaaatgttttacaatgtaaaatatttttccaaaaaaacaaacttcaaacttttattttccagtgtttggttggcacttgaaattttttcagaaatcaacaaaatagtgtagagagagagagagaggaggggggtgCGGCTTAAACAATGGAGAGATCtaaaaatattggaattgaatgtgGGTTAGAACTGACGATCGACGAAGCAATGAGAATTAAAGGTAGCgggttcatttcaaaaaataacttacggaagatttaagggtaagtcattttcatccaattgatggaaaatattttacatgtaaaatatttcttttcattttttacacaaccaaacaccgaaaaataggtaaaatattttaccggaaaacattttacgcccaaatAAATGGAGCCTAGAGTACAAATGAACAACAAATACACTACATCATATAGTGTTTCATATACCGATAAATGAAGAACATGGCCACAATTTTTACAGATAATATGCATGGGCAGTCAGGAAAAAGGGAACCATAACTATCTCTTCTTTACATGCTATAGTTTTTGCTGACGCTGTGATGAGGGATGACCATTGAAAGGTGTGAATAGGCAATCACCGCCAACCTTCCAAAAGCATGGCTAAGGTTTGCCAGCAGATTAAGTATCATAGGGACTAACCATCATATGGGGCATAAGTTTACCAATAATGTCACTAAGTAGGTGAGGTCAATTAGAAGAGAAAAAGGGTCCCATGCTCCTCCCATCCAATCCATAGCAAAACaaacttttaaattttaatctaGTCGCCTAATTTGGTGGAAAACAAACAGACATCTAGGATTTGAGTTCATCAGTGGGTAATCTCCATGCGACTTTCATTCCATATGATAAACCAGACCAACTCATAATAGCTACCAACAGACACAAACACTTTGTTCTCTTAcaagttttgagagaaaaaaaaaattaccctcTGCACGGTTctcaataagtttctctctctatctatctatatccactcattacatcaaaaaaaattctcaaaaccaaacaaagtgtttCAAATGTATGAAAAGAACTACTTAAAAAATGGGTTGCCataaaaaaatacccaaaagtTTCAGTTACATACTTGCAGCTGCAGAAGTGCAAGTTTCAAATACGAAGTCAAAGAGAAGGTCACTGATAATGTTACCTGAAGAGCAGATACATGGGTAGGGAAACCATAGATGCAGAAAACCATTTCCCAGGGACGCCTAGACTTGGTCCTTGATGCGCCACTCCCAATTTCCCCATTGTGCTGTCTAATTCTACGCCTTGGATTCACCGTAAATCTACCAAATTGGGAAAAATAAATCTATACAAGATATAAACACCATCCATTACGTTTAAGATTACAAGGTCCAAAGTCAACATGAACAATCAAGAAATTCCGTGGCCTATACGCCCAGTTTGAACGGCACAAATATTTCAAGGAAATAGTAATGTAGTTTAGGATCTTCATAATTCCTAAAGTTTCAAAAAGATTCAAATACGAACCCATCTTTCCATGAAGAAAGACAGGACGAATCCGATCTCCACCCTCCCTCATACTAAGATCCTAGCCTCAATTCATAATGAAGGAAAATGCTGATATCATTAATTTTCTTCAAAAGTTCTACGGACACGTACAAAAGTGCTCCCACGTGTGCAGGCTCCACATCTACCGCGTGACACCCATGTGGGTCGAATGGTTCTAAACACATCTGTCTCTCAATCTCTGCACTTCAGTCTGTTTCCCTATCATTACTCAATTTTCTTAAATAATATATTTCGTGAATAAGATTCCTTAGTTAATCCAAAGCTTCAGCCATTATTAACTCGGTATATTAATTCTAGTAATCGAAATTTCATTTTCCCCTCGAGATCAAACAGGCAGGGTAAAGGAAACCCAATCAAAAACATAAACGTGCATACCTAATACACATGTTTTTCATATACGTACAGATGTGCAGAATTGAAGTTTATTGTCAATTGGAAAATGAGTTGAGTAGAGACGAACCCGATGTAGGTACGGCCTTTGTGCCTGGGGCTGAGGGAAGTGAGCAGGTAACAAGCAAAGAACcctccttttccttctttcgTTACACCTGTTTCGTCATCTTCCTTTCCCCGTCGTTCTTCACaagaaattagggtttctgaGATCGATGATcccaacttctttttcttcgCATCTTTGGAGATCGCTCGTCGCGAATTCCTtctacccatctctctctctctctctctctctgtggtccGTGGTGATCTATTTTAATTTATCGGAGACAAATTCGACCGTTGTAGCAAAGCGTTAAAATAAGCGACGGTGCAGATTTCAAGTCTACCGCATCTCGATACGGCTCCGGATTCcgtaattttaaagaaaaagaaaaaaaacacaaagtgCAGGAAGTGGTTCCAACTTACTCGTACCTCaattattttttctctcattcCGGTTAAAATGAGAACATCCATGCCGGAAATAAGAGATTCGCgagagatttttatttttgcagacTAACCCCTGGAGGTTGCATGGTTTTGAactcataatgaatttttagctCATCTATGTTGTGACTTGAGTCTCGACAAGATATATAAGTTTGCTACAGGTTAGGTCCAGCTTGAGAAATATTGTTTGAGGGTACCTAATTAGCTATTTAACAATGGTTTAGATGAAATTTTGGCACAAATTTGTCCTCCAAGTGTTCACATACTTTACCCTTTGTGTCAAGTTGGTTCATGTAGTTTTAATTGCAACAAAACTATGATGATTGTTCTTTGATTTTCATGAAAACAATCGAACAAATCCTTGTGCTTTTTCTATCTactagtgtttgcccgtgcctacggcactacgcactcACTCATGTAGTGCCATAGGTgcgggcatttttgtaatataaacaatggataaaaagaaccaatggcatttttgtaatatatttgtaagagtgtgggtgttttcttaagagagttggagagcacacattaacccttggatcaaatcaatctcaacccttggatcaacTTGTTTTGTGTGAAggcccacacccttgtgttttattaggtagattttAAACCCTTATCTCCAAAAGGAAATCAAATAGAATGTGAAATTTTATTCATATTcaacaggggaaaaaaaaagataaaaatattccAATAACATGCAACAACtactaaaaaactcaaaaactatAACCTAATAATTTTatcaaaatagtaaatttttcaaAACTGATAAAATAACAAATTTGATAAATCTACCAAATAATTTGTGAGATAAGTACATCAAAATTGATGAATTGTCAAGCTTAAAATGATGTATATGAAGGAATATGATGATAAAGTTATCCAAAATCCATACATGAGCAAGAGTGAAAAATTTATAAGGAACTCGTTAATTTATCAGAGCGAAGGCggtggatgagagagagagagaggatgttaTGAGGTTAAAACTTTGAACTCAGAAATATTCCATGTGTATCAAATACTCCTTGTTAAAGCAACTCTTGTTAATGACATGGTGGCTAATTCTGTAATATGTTAGTATATAGTATGAACGAAGTTGGTGTTGctcagattttttaaaaaacacgaTTATATGAAATATAATCTAAAAACACCTTTCTTTATTAATATTAAGGGCACTTTTGTTTTCTTAGACAtaattttgattaaattgaaacTTTCTTTTATGATTCAAATTTAGGGAaataataatgtcaaaattgtttttgttggtgccaaaactctagtgcataaaagtcttgtatattgcaaatggtacaagccttttgtgcactagagttttgacaccaacaaaaatggttttgacattatcatttccccAAATTTATCCTATGTCTGCCTTCTAAATCAAGACCCCAATGCAGTTATCTCCATATACAAGGGTGTTGGATTGGATAGGGAGCCTGACCCTTATGGATTGGGCGTGGGCGTGGGCATGGGCGGAAATAAGTACGGCGAGGGTAGGGGTGccagagaaatttttgggtgccaggCGGGTACCACGTCCACCCACATACATGGTACCCGTCAGCAATTCCACTTTTGAACAGTCCggttttgggagagagagagaaagaggagataGAGTGATCGCatttggaccgttcaaaacacctTTGGATGGTTGGGATGAGCTCATGGTATCGCCACATGGTACCAGCTTGGCAACTTCTCGGGGTGCCATGATGCCCCCACTTTGCTATTTGCACTACATGCAATAAAATGTTACTGCCAAAGATGTAATATGCTGGCTACTTGGCACTCTCCAAGTTTTGAACTCTAGAGGGCTCTAATTAACTAAATATACGCAAATCTTATACTGAATTATTCGTCCTACCTGTTAGGTTTGGCCAACTGGTTAGGTTTCCTAGTATAGTTTTTTAACCTTGCATTATACTGTATGTCTCATAGCTCAACTTAAAAAGTATAGCAACAATACCAAAATTTTATCTACAATTTGGGCACCCCAAAAATGAATTCTTGGTTCCTCCTCTGGGTATGGGGCAGAAATAACTTTGAGCGGGGTGGGATGGGGGGAGGAGAGGGAAGGGAAGACTGACGAGTTGCCATGCAAGACCTTATATCCTCCACCCCACCATGAAAGTGAAAAGCTGAATTGTCAATATTCAGATTTCTCCCACATGTATGGAACCCCAAAATCCAATCTGTATAGCCAGGAATCGAGCATAATGCATTTCCAGAACTAAGTAGTATGAGAAGTTTGAAGTTAAGATGGATGGATACCTTACAAATTCAACAAGTTTAGCAATAGCATAACCTAGGAAAAGTCCACTTTAGACATGAAATTTTAAGGGGCTAATCTGAAAACAGAATTTACATTCAGTCACTACAAAGATTCGAAGTCGATACCAAGAAAATGACATTCCAACAATCACTTATTCAAGCAAAATTCTACACATTCAAACCATGTTTTAAGAACAATGCACCAATGACCTAATATAACTATTAGAACCCCGAAAAGACCAAGATAAAACCCAAGGGGCAACAAATGTAGCTGTAAGAACGAATGTGCCTTTTCGAAAGGAATAGCATCTGTATTTAAGCCACCACCAATGAACCTATACAGCTAAGTCCTGCAAATTCACAATTTACTATGTAGTAGATCAGTAGTCCAAGGGATTGTTTAACCAACCAACAATTAACCTACAGAGCTAAGTCCTACAAATTCACAGCATACTATATGTAGTAGACTAGTAGTCCAAGGGGTTTGTATAACCAAGCCAAGTGTTTCAAAGAGATAAGTTCATCTGTCATCTATCATCCAATCAATCCAAGGGGTTTGTATAACCAAGCCAAGTGTTTCGCCATTCATTAAAATTCCTCTTGTACATTGTAGAAATTGTCATCACTACATTGATAGTTTACCTCTACCTCATCACGTGTGCCCACCCTCGACTTTGTTTGTGAAGGCTAAATGCATCAGGCCTTTTTGCACATTCATTGACCAATAACAAGAAGAAGGATCAGGACAGCGAGCACCAAACAAAAGTCTGAAGATTTCCTAACCAGTAAAATAAGTGGTGCTAACAAACAAAAGTCTTTTGTTGCAGTAGGTAAACCTTCCTACCAGAACCTGGTTGCCCAACTAAACACAATCGTTTGAAGCTCCAACTACTCAAACCATCTCTCAAAATAACAGGCTCAGTATTCAGCAAACAATAAATAAGTATTTCCTATCCACATTTCTATTGTCCAACATTCTATTAAAGACGCTCATGCAGCTTGTTATCCTCTCGTTCAAGAAGACAAAGTTCGAGAAGCGTTCATAAAATTAACAGGCGAAATGGTAAAGATATAGTCAGTAAGTCACTGATAGGACCTGATCATAATGCAAGCACACTTTCTTGCTTATGGAACAAGAAGAGAGGGGATGTTCAATTGTGCCAAACTGTGGTGCCCGAGAGTTTAGCTGGGAGAGAAACGCTACAACCTTCTCCTTCACAAGCCCATAACCACATTGTTACACAACAAAATCATTCAATCCATGCATAAAGATCAAGAAAGACAAACCAACCACAAAGATCAAAAGATAAAACTAGAAACACACGCATCAGCGCTATTTTactcccctttctctctctctcgacacaACAAAAACCCCCAAAACTTCGTTCAATCCCCTCCCCTTGGCCCTCACAACACGTGCAAGAAAGGGATTTCAAAGGACATATGCGAGCATACACAACATATAGACTATACTTCTGAAGATGTGTCTCTCAAATTCA contains the following coding sequences:
- the LOC131307872 gene encoding CBL-interacting protein kinase 2; amino-acid sequence: MDKKGSVLMERYELGRLLGQGTFAKVYFARSLRTGQSVAIKMIDKEKILRVGLVDQIKREISVMRLVRHPYIVQLYEVMATKTKIYFIMECCKGGELFNKVAKGKLKEDVARKYFQQLIDAVDFCHSRGVYHRDLKPENLLLDEDENLKVSDFGLSAFAESKRQDGLLHTTCGTPAYVAPEVINRRGYDGAKADIWSCGVILFVLLAGYLPFQDSNLMEMYRKIGKSEYKCPNFFAPEVRKLLSRMLDPNPHSRISIAKIKENPWFKRKLSAKETKTDAESTETACLSAESTSGPSESSSSMQELLNPANLNAFDIISFSSGFDLSGLFEDSHLKKEARFTSRKPASVIISKLEEIAKWLKLRVRKADKGLLKFEGVKEGRKGILSIDAEIFEITPSFHLVEVKKANGDTLEYKKLLEDGMRPALEDIVWAWQGDQQQPLELHPPPELPPEQQPQAQQLLIHQHKLQDKLP
- the LOC131307890 gene encoding uncharacterized protein LOC131307890 — encoded protein: MGRRNSRRAISKDAKKKKLGSSISETLISCEERRGKEDDETGVTKEGKGGFFACYLLTSLSPRHKGRTYIGFTVNPRRRIRQHNGEIGSGASRTKSRRPWEMVFCIYGFPTHVSALQFEWAWQHPRESLAVREAAATLKSLTGLANKIRLGYKMLTLPAWENLKLTVNFFSTKYTKHSAGCPSLPKHMRVQVCSLDELPCYTGTGHNNIFEDEDERHDDEMCKTMSSENGSRSEGSTVAEFEDEDERHDDEMCKTMSSENGCGSEGSTVAEFGDWRRTIEETTCNQNGIGIQETIGRRQSGGLLGSTEGDRPHPLFTAPAPVHESSSVTTSSFSESEGSKNRETVILIEENNGIELDRLVRAVDYDEPSILTSVFPCELDVIDLLSPTPGHKIRLGRKKRKVSDVGPETIDLTKSPIFV